From the genome of Thermaerobacter marianensis DSM 12885:
GGCCCTGCAGGTTCCGCGCATCGTGGCCGTGGGCCGGCGGCCGGCGGGGCTCGAGCTGGCGCGGCAGGCGGGGGCCACCGAGACCCTGGCCGCCGACGCGCAGGACGCGGCGCCCCAGGTGCGGGCCCTGTTCGGCGGCGAGGGACCGGCGGCCGTCATCGAGGCGACGGGCCGGGCCGAGGGGTGGCAGGCGGCCGCCCAGTGGGTGCGGCCGGGTGGCCGGGTGCTGCTCTTCGGCGGGCTGGCCGGCGGCACCTGGGTCCACTTCGAGGCTTTCCGCCTCCACTACGAAGAGGTCGACCTGATCGGGTCCTTCCACTACACCCCCGCCGACGTGCGGGAGTCGTACGACCTGCTGGCCCGCGGCCGGCTGCCGGTGGAGATGCTGATCACCCACCGGCGGCCCCTGGCCGAGCTGCCCGCGGTGTTCCAAGCCCTGGACCGGGGCGAGGCCATCAAGGTGGCGCTCATCCCGGACGGGGACGAACCCGCCGACGGGACGGACCCCGGGGCGGATGCCGCCGGGGCCTCGCTTGGCGGCGGCCAGGATCCCGCTGCCGGGGCCCGCCCGCCACAAGGGGGAACCCCCCGCGACGCCGCGGAACTTGGCGCGGGGTGAGACGCCAAGCGCCGCGGGCGGCGCCGGAACCGTTGACGGATGAGTTCGTCGTGGCTGGCTTGGCCGACCACGTTGGGCGGGAGGGCTGTCCATGGCCGAATCTGCCGCCAGCCGCGCCCCTGCGGGGCCGGTTCTTCCGGAACGGATGCGGGCGGCCCGCCTGGATGCGCGGGGGCGTGTGGAGATCGCCGAAATGCCGGTGCCCCGGCCGGGGCCGGGGGAAGCCCTGGTGCGGCTGCGGGCGTGCGGCATCTGTTCCAGCGACCTGCTGGACTGGTACGTGGCGGGCAAGGCCCGCGGCGGGCCCTTCGTCTTCGGTCACGAGCCCGCCGGGGAGATCGTGGCCTTCGGGCCCGGCACCCAGCCTCCGCCGGGGCTGGAGGTGGGCAGCCGGGTCTTCGTCCACCACCACGCGCCCTGTATGGCGTGCGCCGCGTGCCGGCGGGGGGACTACGTCCACTGCCCCGTCTGGCGCCGGCCCGGGCTGATCCCGGGGGGCATGGCCGAGTACGCCGTCGTGGCGCCCCAGGTGCTGCAGCACGACACCCTGCCCTTGCCGGAGGGGGCCGGGTGGGAGGTGGGGGTGCTGGTGGAACCGGTGGCCTGCGCGGTCCACGCCCTGCGGCGGGCGGGGTTCGAGCCCGGCTGGCGGGTGGCGGTGATCGGCGCGGGGTTCATGGGACAGGCCCTGGGCCTGGTGGCGCGGGCCTGGGGTGCTGCCGAGCGGGCGGTGGTCGACCGGCTGCCGGGCCGGCTGGCTTGGGCGGCGCGGCGGTGGGCGACGCTGGTGATCGACACGGGGGATGAGGGGCGCCCCGGGGCCGTCGCGGGCGGGGCGGGCGGGGGCCCTGGCATGGAACCGGCGGCGACGGCGGACGGTCACGCCGGGGAGCGGGCCGCCGGCAACAGGGGTGGAGGCACGCCGGCCGGCACCGGGCGCGCCGGGACCGGTCCGGGCGCGGTGGCGGCCGCCACCGGCGGCGGCGGAGGCGGGCGGGCCACCCCCGTGCCGTGGCTCCGCCCCGGTCCGGGTGCGGATGCGCAGGCCGTGGCCCGGATGCTGGAGGACCGCTGGGGCGAGGGGGCCGACCTGGTGCTGGTCACCCCCGCCGGGGAGGAACCCCTCCGCCTGGGCATCGCCTGCGCCCGCCCCGGGGGGACCGTGGTGATGTTCGCCCCCACGGCCCCGGGGTGCGACCCCGCCATTCCCGGGTACGACGTGTTCTTCCGGGAGATCCGGCTGGTACCCAGCTACTCGGCGGGACCCGGCGACACCCGCGATGCCCTGGCCCTGCTGGCGGCGGGCCAGGTCCCCGCAGCGGAGCTGGTCACCCACCGCTACCCGCTGGCCGACGTCGCCACCGCGTACCGCCAGGTCAAGGACCCGGCAGCGTTGAAGGTCATGGTGGAACTGTGACGGAGCCGGCTGCCGGGCCGGGCGGGTCCGGTCCGGCCCGGAGCCCTTGAGCGGACGAGGAGGGCATGGTCCATGGACGAACGGGCTGCGGCGGCCGTTCCGGCAGTGGCCACGCCACCGGCGCCGGAAGGCGGGGAACCGGCCGGCCGGTCCCAGGGGGAGGCGGCACCGGCCGGCGGGCTGCCGGCGGTGAACCGTCCCCTGACGGCCGAGGAGTTCGCCCGCCTGCGGGTCCGCCGGTTCGACCCCGCCACCTTCCGCTGGGAGGGCATCCCCGACCAGGTTTACCAGGGACCGGCCGACCCGGCCCTGGGGTTCCGGGACGTGATCCGGCGCACCCTGGTGCCCGGTGGGGCGACCCCGGCGGCCTTCGAGGTGCGGTACTTCGAGGTGGCGCCGGGCGGCTACTCCCGCCTGGAGCTGCACCAGCACGTTCACGCGGTCCTCATCCTGCGGGGCGAGGGCGAGGTCCAGGTCGGGGACCAGGTGTACACGGTGCGCCCCTTTGACCTGGTCTACGTGCCTCCGGAGACGCCCCACCAGTTCCGCCACCGGGGCGGGGAAGGGGACGAGCCTTTCGGCTTCCTCTGCGTGGTCGACGCGCAGCGGGACCGGCCGCGGCCCTTGGAACCCCGGGCGGGTGGCCACGGAAGCAGACCGGGCGCGTCCCCTCGGTAGCGGCCCCTGCGGCAGCCGGACCGCACGGGTCCGGCGCTGCCACTTGCCACAAGGGCGCCCGCGCGCCGGCGGCGGTCGGTGACGGCTGGTCGCGGCATCCGGCGCCAGGGGAGTGCGCCCTGACCTGTTGGATGCCGGCTCACGGCCGGCGGGGCGGGCGCATTCAGCGGAAGGGCTGCAGGGACCCCGGGGCCCGGCCCGTGGCGAAGGACGGGACGGCGCCCCGGCCGAAGCGGCCGGGCCGGGATGAACCCGCCGCTGGGCGGTCCGGATCCGGCATTCCCGTTTCGGGGCGAGGCGGCGGTGGCGCGGGCGACACCCCGCCGCCCGGCCGGGACGGAGCGAAGAGATAGCCCGCCCGGGCTCCGGGTGGCAGAGCGCCGGGCGGGAGGCCCGGCACCGCGCGGGGAGGAACCGGCATCCTGCCCCGGGCAAGGCGCCGCCGCGGCGTCCGGGCCGGCGCCGAGGTGGCGCCGGCAGGCCCCGCCGGGGGCGCGGCCCGGCGGGCGGCGGGTTCCACGGGGGTGGCGCCCGCTTCCGTACCGGTCTCCCTGGTGTCCCGATCCACGGGGACCGGGTCCGGGGGGGCGCTCTCGGGACCGGCGGCGGTCTCCTCCGCGGGCGGGGCCCCTTCCTCCGCCGTCGCCTGACCTTCCGCCGCCACCCTCCCTTCGGCGCTCTCCGCTTCGGCACGAGCCGCGGCCAGAGCGCTGGCGGCAGCTTCCGCGGGTTCGTCCGGTGCCGCGTCGCCCTCCCCGCCGGGCCGGTGCTCCGGGCCGGTCCGCGGCGAGGAACCGGCCGGAGGCCCGGCGTGGGGATCGCTGCCCGCCGCGTGGGGGCACCCGGCCGTTGCCGGATGATGGCGGGCGGTGGCCGGCGCCGGGCTTGCCGCCGGCCACGGCACGACGGCGTGGGTGGGTCCGCCGAAGAAGGCGGTCAGGCCCCGGTAGACCGCCGTCGCCACCATCTCCGCAGGCCAGCCCTCCGGCAGGTGCACGGTCGCCGCCACCCGGGGCGCCACGACCAGGGCCCCCATCGCGTCCACCCCCGGGACGGCCGTCGACGAGGCCGCCCATGCAGGCTTTCCCGGGGCCAGCGGGTTGTGGAGGATCAGGGCCGGCGCGGGTCCCGGCCAGTGCCGCTGCTGCACGGGCACGCAACCGGCCCGCCACAGGCCGCGGGCCAGGTGGCGGCCGAGACGCCACGCCGGCCACGGGTGGCGGCCGGCCGTGGCCACCCGGGCGCGGAGGGCGATGTCATCCAGGTGCAGGGTGAGGAGGACGTCGGCCGCGATCCGCGCTGCGGTCCCCGTGGCGCCGGGGGCGGCCGGTGCCGGGGAGCCCGCGTCGCCGAGGACCACCGTGGCGCCGGACTGCTGGAGGACCCCGGCCAGCAGGGTGGCCAGGGCGGCGGGCGCGGTTCTGCCCGGAAGCCCACCGGCCGTCGTCTTGGGCGCGGTGCCCGCCGTTCCGCGGTCGCGGCCGGACCCCACGACCCGCAGGATCACCACCCGGCCGTGCAGGGCCGAGTCGACGGCGGCGTGGCGGTGGTCGTCCCCCAAATAGACGCGGTGGCCCAGGCATTCCAGGACGGCGGCCCAGCCCGGGGCGCCGTCCGGATCGACCTCGAAGCGCCAGCGGTGGCGGACCAGGATGTGCATTCGCGGTTTCCCCCTCGCCCCGGCGGCCCCGGGCGGCGGCGGGCGGCGGGCCGGCCCGATGGGACCAGGCGGTGACCCGCCCCCTGGCCATCCGGATGGCCGAGACGCCTAGGCCTGCCGGGCGGTTGTAACATACGCAAGGGCCGCCCCGAGGGTGCGAGGGCACGCGGGCCGGCCGCGCCGGCATGGCGCCGGTTCAAGGGGTGCGAGGGGCCAGGGCTTCAGACCTCGGCTTGCCGGGGTACGGCCAGCAGGCCGCCCAGCACGCCGCCGTAGACCAGGTGGGCGATGGCCGCCACCAGGGCGCTGCGGGCTCCGGAGAAGCCCGTGCCGAGGAAGCCGGGGGACGGGGCCGCCCCGACGGCCGAGAGCAAGGGCAGCACCACCAGGGCGCCCGCCACCCACACGGCCAGGCCGAAGGCCATGCCCGTGACGGCGTTGCCGGCCGGGGCGATGGCCCGGTAGACCAGGGCCCACAGGACCGCGGCGACCAGCAGGGCCGCCAGCCCGCCGGCGGACATGGCCGCCTGGGCCATGATGCGGCCGTCGCCGATGCCCAAGCCGTCGGCCACGAACCGGCTGAAGACCCCGCGCTGGGTGCCGAGGATGGGCTGCAGGACGTAGACCGTGGCGATCTGCACCAGACCGGCGATGAGCCCGGCGGTGACGACCCGCGGGGTCGAGGCGGTGGGCACGCGAGACACGACCGTCAACTCCTTGGCTCGGGATCGCGTTGGGTTCGCGCCGGCCCGCCCGGCGGCGCGGCTCTTGGCTAGCATGACCAGACGGCGGCGCAGCCATACCGGCCGGGGACGCACCCGCCGGTCCCCGGGGAGGCACCCGTCGCTCCGGAGCCGGCCCGGCTGTACCTCGGGCGGACGCCGCATTGCGCCGCCCCGCGCCGTTGGGCTACGTTGAACCTGGCTGCGAGAACGTCTGCCGACCAGGGGGGAGGGCGACCGGCGTGGCGCGGAAGAACCGGGCAAGCGGCGAGACGGCCGTGGAGGACGGCGGGCGGCCGGCCGGGCGCCGCACGCCATCCACCGGAGCGGTACGGGGTGATGCGGCGCGGGGGCGGGACTCCAGGCCGGCGCCGGCGGGCCGGCGGGCGCACCGCGGGCTCCGGGCCCTGGCCGCGACGGCGACCATCACCTTGTTTCTCGTCGTGGTGGCCGGGGCGCTGGTGAGTGCCACCGGCTCGGGCGAGGGCTGCGGGCGGTCGTGGCCCCTCTGCGGGTCGCCCGTGTGGACCGTGGCGGCGGTCATCGAGTTCAGCCACCGGATCGTCTCGGGGGTCGCAGCCCTGGCCGTGGTCGCCCTGGCCGCCGTCGCGCCGCGCCGGCTGGGCGGGCGACGGGATGCGCGCTGGCTGGCGGTGGTGGCGATCGCCTTCCTGTTCCTCCAGGCCGGTCTGGGCGCAGGGGTCGTCCTCTGGGGCCAGCCCGACGCCGTCCTGGCCCTGCACTTCGGCATCTCGCTGGTATCCTTCGCCTCCGTCGCCCTGCTGAGCCTGCGGGTCTGGTACGCCACCGGCACCCCGGTGCCGGTGGACGCGGACCCGGCGCAGCGCACCGGCGCCGGCAGCCGCGACGCCGACGGCAACGGGACCGCCGCCGCGCCGGTGGCCGGGCGGGCGGCCTCCCCCGGCCTCCCCGGCAGCGGGCCCACGGCACCGGCGTTTCCGGCACCCTGGCGCCGGGCCATCTGGTTCCTTCTGGCCTACACCTACGTGGTGGTGTACACAGGAGCCTACGTGCGGCATACCAACACCAGCCTGGCTTGTCCCTCCTGGCCTGCTTGCGGAGGACCCTGGGAAGGCCCGGCGGCCATCCAGATGGTCCACCGGCTGGCGGCCGGTGTGCTGCTGGTGGCGCTGGTGGTGATGGCGGTCCTGGCGCGGCGCGGCGCCACCGGCCGGGACCGGTCCGCCCCGCTGCGGGTGCCGGCCACCGGTACGGGCCCGGGGGATCCGGCGGGTTCCCTGCCGCCCGGGTGGGTGCGGGGCCTGTCCCTGGCGGCCGGGCTCGCCGTCCTGCAGGCGCTCAGCGGCGGTTACGTGGTGCTGAGCCGGCTCGACCTGGCCGCTACCATGCTCCACAGCAGCTTGATCACGCTGATGTTCGCCGTCCTGTGCCATCTGGGTCTGGAAGCCCTGGGGCCCCGCTGGTCGCTGGCTTCCTACGGTGCGCCGGGCCTGGCTCTGGGCAGCCCGGGGCCAGGGCTCGGGGGTGGCGGTCACGGTGGCCGGATCCTTCCGCCCGAACCGGCGGGTCGCGGCTCGGCGCCGGCCCCGGCAG
Proteins encoded in this window:
- a CDS encoding COX15/CtaA family protein; this translates as MARKNRASGETAVEDGGRPAGRRTPSTGAVRGDAARGRDSRPAPAGRRAHRGLRALAATATITLFLVVVAGALVSATGSGEGCGRSWPLCGSPVWTVAAVIEFSHRIVSGVAALAVVALAAVAPRRLGGRRDARWLAVVAIAFLFLQAGLGAGVVLWGQPDAVLALHFGISLVSFASVALLSLRVWYATGTPVPVDADPAQRTGAGSRDADGNGTAAAPVAGRAASPGLPGSGPTAPAFPAPWRRAIWFLLAYTYVVVYTGAYVRHTNTSLACPSWPACGGPWEGPAAIQMVHRLAAGVLLVALVVMAVLARRGATGRDRSAPLRVPATGTGPGDPAGSLPPGWVRGLSLAAGLAVLQALSGGYVVLSRLDLAATMLHSSLITLMFAVLCHLGLEALGPRWSLASYGAPGLALGSPGPGLGGGGHGGRILPPEPAGRGSAPAPAGGTSPAGAGPFMAGVGGSPGGRRGALS
- a CDS encoding cupin domain-containing protein, which produces MDERAAAAVPAVATPPAPEGGEPAGRSQGEAAPAGGLPAVNRPLTAEEFARLRVRRFDPATFRWEGIPDQVYQGPADPALGFRDVIRRTLVPGGATPAAFEVRYFEVAPGGYSRLELHQHVHAVLILRGEGEVQVGDQVYTVRPFDLVYVPPETPHQFRHRGGEGDEPFGFLCVVDAQRDRPRPLEPRAGGHGSRPGASPR
- a CDS encoding zinc-dependent alcohol dehydrogenase gives rise to the protein MLQGYLAGIRRLTLRQVPVPEPGPGEVVVRIRRALTCGTDLKTFRRGHARLPVPGPFGHEASGVIHAVGEGVQRFRPGDPVMWVPTAPCGACPPCRRGQENLCQRLFEPERMALGAYAEFIRLPAPIVARHLFPKPEHLTFEQAAFLEPLSCVVRGWRRLGRPEEVVVIGTGTIGLLHVMVARALQVPRIVAVGRRPAGLELARQAGATETLAADAQDAAPQVRALFGGEGPAAVIEATGRAEGWQAAAQWVRPGGRVLLFGGLAGGTWVHFEAFRLHYEEVDLIGSFHYTPADVRESYDLLARGRLPVEMLITHRRPLAELPAVFQALDRGEAIKVALIPDGDEPADGTDPGADAAGASLGGGQDPAAGARPPQGGTPRDAAELGAG
- a CDS encoding alcohol dehydrogenase catalytic domain-containing protein — its product is MAESAASRAPAGPVLPERMRAARLDARGRVEIAEMPVPRPGPGEALVRLRACGICSSDLLDWYVAGKARGGPFVFGHEPAGEIVAFGPGTQPPPGLEVGSRVFVHHHAPCMACAACRRGDYVHCPVWRRPGLIPGGMAEYAVVAPQVLQHDTLPLPEGAGWEVGVLVEPVACAVHALRRAGFEPGWRVAVIGAGFMGQALGLVARAWGAAERAVVDRLPGRLAWAARRWATLVIDTGDEGRPGAVAGGAGGGPGMEPAATADGHAGERAAGNRGGGTPAGTGRAGTGPGAVAAATGGGGGGRATPVPWLRPGPGADAQAVARMLEDRWGEGADLVLVTPAGEEPLRLGIACARPGGTVVMFAPTAPGCDPAIPGYDVFFREIRLVPSYSAGPGDTRDALALLAAGQVPAAELVTHRYPLADVATAYRQVKDPAALKVMVEL